The region TCGTCTTCGTAAGCCACATGTGAAAATTTCCAGGCAGAATCTTTGATTGAAAGCTTCGTAATCAATGAATCATCATCCATCAAGTGACAGGCCTTAACATACTCACCATTAACGTTGTGAGCATTCGAAGTCGCAAACAAAAACTGAGTCAAAAGCAGCGCAATTTTAATCATGCCAGAAAGCCTATCGCGCACCCCGCCCCAGTCAACCATCAAAAAGGTCCTTGCGAACTCGCGTTTTTTAGATGGCACTGCGTTGTATGTGATGGCGAAGGGTTTGGTTCTCACTGAGCTTTCGTTTTCGTCGAAATTCCCACTTCACGTTGTGTCCGAATGGAGCCGCGGGTAGTTTGCGCCGCATATAAATAAAGGAGTCTCTCATGCGTATCTTTGCTTTTGCTTTGACGATGGTTCTTTCAACGGCGGCTTTCGCTGGTACTAATATGTGCGCGACATACAAAAAAGACCGTATGTTGAATGCGATTAACACAGTGGCTGCTCGTGAAGAAATGAGCTTTGATGAGTTGTGCAATCTTCCAAAACTTTTGGCAGTTGAAGCCATGCCGTCACAAATCGTGAATATCAATGGCGATGTAATCCCATACACTCGCGTGCAACTGCACATGTCTGAAACGAGCTGCTTGTATATGGTTCGCGATAGTGATCAAGTGATCACAGAGGCCCGCTGCTATTCAGCTTGGTAAACCAATTAGGCAGGAAAGGCTCTCGGGGATGTCACCCGGAAAAATTCGCTCAAGGTGTCGAACCTTTCCTGCTGTCATCCCCATCTAGCCCAAAAGTCTTAAAAGCTTAGTTCTGCTACCAAATGCTAAATCAAACCTAAGTCCTCGATAAGTCATCAAATCAAGAAAACACTCTTTCGATTTTTGAAATAATCTTTTTTAGTCTCTCCACATTCATTCAATGTTGCGCAGGTATTCTCGGTCTATGAACTCACAACTGACTGTGAGTAAAGCCTGTGAGGATAGAACTATGGAAAGAATATTGAACGCCGTATTGTTTTCGCTCGTATCCATGGCCGCTGTTGCTGCTATCGGTGCCCAGGAACAACAATCTCTTAGACAGCCTGCAGGGGAGGCGAACGAAGTGTTAAAATGCATTTATACTCCCGCCGCAGATACGCAGAGTTCCTCGTTGCCAACAGTGAAGGTGGGTTTTAAATTTTTGCTACAGAGAAACAACAGCAATCACTTGGCTGCAGATACCTATACGCTGAACGATTCCAACCAGCCTATTAAACAAATTGGTCATGCGGAGCTGGCAACTTCTGTCACCGAAATTTCCGCAACCACAAAAGCATCTGATCTTATTTCTGGATTGACCTTGGCAGAGGATTCGCCATTTGAGTTTGGCATCACATTCAGCTCAACGGCTGCTGATAGCAACGGCCGTTTAAGCGCCACCGTGAACACAGTGACAACATTCGCGGGCCAAACTTATACAGAAATCCCTGTGAGCTGTAAGCTCGCCCCAGCTCCGCAGCGACGTGATCAACAAACACAAAGTTCATCGACAACACGTCTTAATTAAGTCGTACATTTCGACTGTCAGAGGCTTTATTCTCCCAGAATTTTTCGAACGAGCTTGGGAACCTCGACAGAGGCCGGTCCGATCAGATGTTCCTGGAAGGCTCGCGAGATCTCCGTGTCTTTAACATTGATTTCGATCTTGCGAGCCTTCCAAGCAAGCTGCACAAAACCCGCAGCAGGATAGACATTCCCACTGGTGCCGATCGAAATAAAATAATCAGCATTTTCTAAAGCGTGATAAATTTCGTCCATATGGTGAGGCATTTCACCAAACCACACGATATCCGGTCTTAAGGCGCCTTTGATTCCGCATTGAGGGCAACTCTCATTTACTTCTAAATCCTCAGTCCATACGATCGTTTCTTCGCAGGATAGGCAGCGTATTTGATCAAGCTTGCCATGCATGTGCAGAAGATTTTGCGAACCCGCTTTTCGATGCAGATTGTCGACATTTTGCGTGACCAGCAGGAATTGCCCTTCCCAAGCGTGTTCTAACTCTGCCAGAGCTAAATGAGCGGCATTAGGTTGAACAGTAGGATCTTTCAGTTGAGCACGTCTCGCGTTGTAAAAGCGCTGCACCAGTTCAGGATTGCGATGAAAGGCTTCGGGAGTAGCGACATCTTCGATGCGATGATTTTCCCAAAGGCCGTCTTGATCGCGAAATGTGCGAATGCCTGACTCGGCGGAAATGCCGGCGCCAGTAAGGATGACGATGTTTTTGAAGACATGCGGATTCAAAATTATGCCTCGTGACAACTTGCTCAACTCGTTGAGTTTTCAACTGATTTTCATTAGGATGTGGCGTTCTTTACAGAAAGGCAATTACAATGGCTTCTAAAATCGAAACTACACCGGAAATGGTGCAGAACGTTTACAAGAAGACAGCTGAACGTATCGCAGTTGTTGGTAAACGCTTGAACCGTCCTTTGACTCTTGGAGAGAAAATTCTTTTTGGTCACTTGGACGACCCACAAAATCAAGAGCTAGTGCGTGGCGAAAGCTTCCTACTTTTGAGACCAGACCGTGTAGCAATGCAAGATGCGACAGCTCAAATGGCTTTGTTGCAATTCATGCTTGCAGGTAAAGATGAAGCAGCAGTTCCTTCAACTGTACACTGCGATCACTTGATCCAAGCTTACAAAGGCGCTGGCGCCGACATGACTGTTGCAAACGCAACGAACAAGGAAGTTTACGACTTCTTGGCAACAGCTTCTTCTCGTTACAATATCGGCTTCTGGAAACCAGGCGCTGGGATCATCCATCAAGTCATCCTTGAAAACTATGCTTTCCCAGGCGGCTTGATGATCGGTACAGACTCTCACACTCCGAACGCGGGTGGTTTGGGTATGTGTGCTGTGGGTGTTGGTGGTTCTGACGCTTCTGACGTGATGGTGGGCCTTCCATGGGAAGTTAAAAATCCAAAATTGATCGGTGTTCACCTTAAAGGTAAATTGGGCGGTTGGGCTTCAGCTAAAGACGTGATCTTGAAACTTTGCGGAATGCTAACTGTTAAAGGTGGTACGGATAAAGTTGTTGAGTACTTCGGTGAAGGGACTTCTTCAATTTCTTGTACTGGTAAAGCTACGATCACAAACATGGGTGCTGAACTTGGTGCAACGTGCTCTGTATTCCCATACGACGAGCGCATGGCTGCTTACTTGAAATCAACAGGCCGTCACGAGTTGGCTGCAGTTGCTGATGCTCACAAAGATCTTTTGTCTGCTGATGCTGACGTTGTTGCAAATCCAGGTAAATACTTCGACGAAGTTTACGAAATCGACTTGTCTGCTTTAGAGCCACACCTAGTGGGTCCTCATACTCCAGACTTGGCTCGTCCTATCTCTGCACTTAAAAAAGAAGTGGCTGAGAAAGGTTACACAGTTAAGATTTCTTCAGCCTTGATCGGTTCTTGCACAAATTCTTCTTACGAAGATATCGGCAGAGCTGCTTTCGTAGCAAAACAAGCTATGGAAGTTGGCGTGAAAATGGAATCTCCGTTCTTGGTTTCCCCTGGTTCAACACAAATCCAAAACACGATTGAACGTGACGGCCAAATGGCAACATTTAACGAAGTTGGCGCGACGGTCCTAGCAAATGCTTGCGGTCCTTGTATCGGTCAATGGAGACGTGACGACATGAAGTCTGGCGAGAAAAATACAATCGTCACTTCTTTCAACCGTAACTTCCGCGCACGTAACGACGCGAACCCAGAAACTTTGGCCTTCATCGCTTCTCCGGAAATCGTAATGGCTTTGGGCCTTGCAGGCCGTTTGGATTTCAATCCTGCGACAGACGAATTGGTTGGTCCAAAAGGAACCATCAAATTGCAAGCTCCAGTGGCTCCAGAGTTGCCTGCTAAAGGTTTCATCGCGGATACGGAAGGTTACCAAAAACCAGCTGGTGCTACGGCACAAGTTGCGGTGAATCCTTCTTCAGATCGTTTGCAACTTCTTTCTCCATTCACTAAGTGGGACGGCAATGACTTCGTTGATAATTTGGTTCTTGCGAAAGCAAAAGGCAAATGTACAACGGATCATATCTCTCCGGGTGGTAAATGGTTGAACTACCGTGGTCACTTGGACAACATCTCTAACAACATGTTGTTGGGTGCAGACAATGCATTCACAGGTGAAATCGGTAAAGGTAAGAAC is a window of Bdellovibrio sp. SKB1291214 DNA encoding:
- the cobB gene encoding Sir2 family NAD+-dependent deacetylase; translated protein: MNPHVFKNIVILTGAGISAESGIRTFRDQDGLWENHRIEDVATPEAFHRNPELVQRFYNARRAQLKDPTVQPNAAHLALAELEHAWEGQFLLVTQNVDNLHRKAGSQNLLHMHGKLDQIRCLSCEETIVWTEDLEVNESCPQCGIKGALRPDIVWFGEMPHHMDEIYHALENADYFISIGTSGNVYPAAGFVQLAWKARKIEINVKDTEISRAFQEHLIGPASVEVPKLVRKILGE
- a CDS encoding aconitate hydratase, whose protein sequence is MASKIETTPEMVQNVYKKTAERIAVVGKRLNRPLTLGEKILFGHLDDPQNQELVRGESFLLLRPDRVAMQDATAQMALLQFMLAGKDEAAVPSTVHCDHLIQAYKGAGADMTVANATNKEVYDFLATASSRYNIGFWKPGAGIIHQVILENYAFPGGLMIGTDSHTPNAGGLGMCAVGVGGSDASDVMVGLPWEVKNPKLIGVHLKGKLGGWASAKDVILKLCGMLTVKGGTDKVVEYFGEGTSSISCTGKATITNMGAELGATCSVFPYDERMAAYLKSTGRHELAAVADAHKDLLSADADVVANPGKYFDEVYEIDLSALEPHLVGPHTPDLARPISALKKEVAEKGYTVKISSALIGSCTNSSYEDIGRAAFVAKQAMEVGVKMESPFLVSPGSTQIQNTIERDGQMATFNEVGATVLANACGPCIGQWRRDDMKSGEKNTIVTSFNRNFRARNDANPETLAFIASPEIVMALGLAGRLDFNPATDELVGPKGTIKLQAPVAPELPAKGFIADTEGYQKPAGATAQVAVNPSSDRLQLLSPFTKWDGNDFVDNLVLAKAKGKCTTDHISPGGKWLNYRGHLDNISNNMLLGADNAFTGEIGKGKNQLTGETGIEFAQIARNYQKAGKGWIIVGDENYGEGSSREHAAMCPRHLGATAVITKSFARIHETNLKKQGVLALTFVNPKDYDKVQEADKVSLVDLKDLAPGKNVKMILKHADGSTETIEAKHTYNAEQLKWFRAGSALNLIRGL